TGGACTTACTTTATCGCCGGCAACAACAAAAACAGACGGTTTCTTTTTATCTGTGTTGCAAAAAAAACATTGAGACATCTTTTCACATTTTTTAGCTTAATTTTTACGGAAATAATCTTTTTCTCAGGCGAATAGGCTTGTAAAAAAGAAAAATTAAATAATAAATTTCACTGGTTCTCTTTTACAATTATTGATTGGTTTTCTATGAGCATATCACATCCAGACACTGTTCTTATCATTGATTTTGGTTCACAAGTTACACAACTTATCGCACGGCGGGTGCGAGCAATGGGTGTTTATTGTGAAATTGTTCCTTTTCAATTAGCTTTAGAAGGTGTCAAGCGGCTAAGACCTCAAGCTGTTATTTTATCAGGCAGTCCTTATTCAGTGATTGATGACGGTTCACCGCGTGCGCCGATGGAAATTTTTGAAATTGGTGTTCCAGTTCTTGGTATTTGTTATGGTGAACAAGTCATGTGTGTTCAGCTTGGTGGAAAAGTTGAATCAGGACATCGGCGTGAATTTGGACGGGCTTTTTTGGAGGTGCAAGAAAAGAGTGCACTTTTTGATGGTGTATGGGAAAAAGGTTCCTGTTATCAAGTATGGATGAGTCACGGTGATCATGTGGCAGCTTTACCAGAAGGCTTTCGTGTAATAGGAACATCAAAAGGCGCTCCCTATGCTGCCATTGCTGATGAAAAAAGGTGCCTTTATGCAGTGCAGTTTCATCCTGAAGTTGTTCATACACCCGATGGTACAAAACTTTTGCAAAATTTTGTTCATAAAATTTCTGGTCTTAAAGACAATTGGTCAATGGCTTCTTATCGTGATCAGGCAATTGCTACGATACGGAAGAAAGTTGGAAAAAGTCGTGTCATCTGTGGTCTTTCAGGTGGTGTGGATTCATCAGTTGTGGCTGTACTTCTCCATGAAGCAATAGGAGATCAACTGACATGTATTTTGGTAGACCATGGGTTAATGCGCAAAAATGAGGCTGAAGAAGTTCTTAAATTATTCCGAGATCATTATAACATCGAGCTTATTCACGTTAATGCTGCTAATATTTTTCTCAATGCTTTAGAAGGTGAGACAGATCCAGAGAAAAAGCGCAAAATGATTGGCCGCCTTTTTATTGAAGTTTTTGAAGAAGAAACCAAAAAAATAGAAGGTGTAGAATTTTTAGCACAGGGCACGCTTTATCCAGATGTCATTGAAAGTGTATCAGCTATTGGTGAATCGGTAACAATTAAAAGCCATCATAATGTAGGGGGATTGCCGGAGCGGATGAACATGAAACTTGTGGAGCCGTTGCGTGAGCTCTTTAAGGATGAAGTTCGTTCTTTGGGGCGAGAGTTAGGATTGCCGGAGCAGTTTCTTGGCCGTCATCCTTTTCCAGGGCCCGGTCTTGCAATTCGTTGTCCAGGTGCAGTGACACGTGAAAAATTAGAAATTATACGTGAAGCAGACGCCATTTACCTTGATGAAATCTGTAAAGCTGGTCTTTATGATGAAATTTGGCAGGCGTTTGTTGTTCTTCTTCCTGTGCAGACTGTCGGTGTTATGGGTGATGGACGCACTTATGAATTTGTTTGTGCTCTTCGCGCGGTAACATCTGTAGATGGAATGACCGCTGATTTTTATCCCTATGATATGGAATTTTTAAGCAAAACAGCAGCACGTATTATTAACGAAGTGAGGGGAATTAATCGGGTTGTTTATGATATAACGTCGAAGCCTCCTGGTACTATTGAATGGGAATGATTGAAATTAAGCAAAGCATTTTAACAATAAAGTGCTGTTTAGAATTTGATATTTGGTAGAGTGGACAAAAGGAACCAACTTCTAAAGAAGTTATTGTGTAGGGATGATTCTTAAAAGCTACGATTTCATTGTATATGAATCAAGCTTGTTTAAAATTAAAAAGTGTGAAATTTCGTATGTCTGAGAAAAAAATTGTTGCACATCGTGGTGGAGCTCATCTTTATCCTGAAAATACACTTTCGGCATTTCGTCATGCAATTGCGTTGGGAGTTGATGAAATTGAATGCGATGTTCATCTGCTTAAAAGTGGTGAAGTGGTTGTATTTCACGATTTTCATCTCGAGCAACTAGTGGGAAAAAAAGGATATATTCACGATATTGATAATGAAACACGTAAACGACTCTTTGTGAAAGGAAGTACTGAAGCTCCTCCTTTATTAGAAGAGGTGCTTGATCTTTTGGGAGCAACCAATATTGCGATGCATCTTGAAATCAAAACATGTGGGGAAGTTGAGCGTGAAACGATTTTATCTCAAAAAGCGCTGGCGTTGATAAAAAACCGAAATTTAGCAGAGCGGGTTTCTGCAATCAGTTTTGATCCTACGAACCTTCGTCCTTTCATTGAAGCAGGGATAACATCTGGTCCATGTATTGATAGTTTTGAAGGTGATATGCACCGTCATTTTTCTGAGTGGAAACAATTGGGTTATTCTGATCTAAGTTTAGATGGCTCTATTGTATCACAAGACTTGATTGAATCTGCGCTTGAACATGGCTTTACTGTGGGGGTATGGACAATCAATGGGAGAGCTCGCCTATCGCATTGGATTGATATGCCTGTACATTATATCACAACAGATCAACCTGACCTTGCTTTACAGTTACGTGCACAGAGATAAAAAGCACACGTCTATAATATAAAAGGCACGATATATCCTAACAAAAACGAAGTTGTTAGGAGAAAGTGAGAGGTATTTATTGATGATGCTTGTAAGGTGAAAATTTGCACTATTTACTTATTGCTTTTACGTTTTCCAGTGGTTTTATTAAAAGTATGAAAATTTTGATGAGGGACAGTAAAGCTTAGTTTTTTACCATAATCGTTTGTAAGGCGCTCTTTTATTTCAATGGTAAAAATAGTCTCATTCCAACGTGTTAAAACATGGCATCCTGTTCCAATAGGTTTGATAAGCTCAATTTGTGTGTGAAAGACAGGTCCTTTGTCTGGATATTCGCCCAATAAGATTACCTCTGGCCTGAATGCCAAAAGATCAGTTTCTTTATTATAAGAAAATGAATAACCTAAATGTTGCTCTAGTATTTTGCGATCAAGAAAATTCATAGGGGGAGACCCTATAAAATCAGCAACAAATGTTGTTTCTGGGGTATCGTAAATTTCGATTGGGGTCCCAATTTGCTCGATAGCTCCTTTATTTATAACGGCTATTCTATCAGCTAATGTCATGGCTTCTAGTTGATCATGGGTAACATACAGGCTGGTTGTTCCTAATGAGCGCTGTAGTGTTTTAATCTCAATACACATTTGAGCACGTAATTTTGCATCAAGATTTGAGAGAGGTTCATCAAAGAGAAAGACACGTGGTTGACGTACAATAACACGTCCCATTGCAACACGTTGGCGTTGTCCTCCTGATAATTGTCGTGGTTTACGATCGAGAAATGACTCTATCTCCAAAAGCTTTGCAGCATGCGTGATACGCCTATTTATTTCGTCCTTAGGTGTTTTACGATTTTTGAGACCATATTCTAAGTTTCCACGAACTGTCATATGGGGATAAAGAGCGTAATTTTGAAAAACCATAGCAATGTCGCGATCAGCTGGTTCACGATCATTAATACGCTCATCATCAATATAGAGTTCACCTGAAGTAACTTGCTCTAATCCTGCAATGATGCGTAATAAAGTTGACTTACCACATCCTGAAGGACCGACAAGGACAAGAAGCTCACTATCGGCAACAGTTAAGTTTAAATCGTCAATGACCAGAATGCCGTTTTCATATTGTTTTTTTATATTTGATAACTGGATTATGGCCACAGTCATTTCTCCGTTTCAATAAGACCTTTGATAAAAAGCCGCTGCATGCAGATGACAACAAGAACAGGTGGCACCATGGCGACGACCGATACTGCCATGAGTATATTCCATTTAGGATCATGTTGAAGTGATTCTACGATAAGTTGTTTGAGAATAATAAGAATAGTTTGATGATTTTGATCAGTTGTAACTATGAGAGGCCAGAGATATTGTATCCATCCATAAATGAACATAATGATAAATAAAGCCGCAATATTGCTTTTGCTAAGAGGGAGAAGAATATCTTTAAAAAATTTAAATGATCCTGCACCATCAACACGAGCAGCTTCTAAGAGTTCATCAGGAACAGTCAAAAAAAACTGGCGAAATAAAAATGTAGCAGTTGCGGATGCAATAAGTGGAATAATCATCCCGCCATAGGTGTTTATCATGCCTAATTGTGCGACCACTGCATACGTTGGAATAATACGAACTTCGATAGGCAGCATCAGTGTGATAAAAATGAGGGCAAAAGCAGTTTTGCGAAAAGGGAAGCGCATGTAGACAATTGCATAAGCAGACAAGAGTGAAATAATAATTTTTCCAATACTAATGCCAAGTGCCATAATGAGCGAATTCATTAAGAGTGGCCAGAGATTGGGCAGACCAAGCTGCACAAGATCATCGCCAAAGATTGTTTTATAGTTTTCCAATGCATACTTTCCCGGTAAAAGGGGAAGTGTTCCTGAGTTAAATGCTGCTGAACTATGGGTTGATGCAATGATAGCAACATAAACTGGAAAACAGATAATAAAAATGCCAATAATAAGGGTGATATGGGTTAGAAATTTCAAAATAGGGCGATTTTCAACCATTATTTTCTTCCTAATATTGTACGTGGCGTTCAATCCAGCGGAACTGAATAAACGTTAAGACAATAACCATCAACATTAATATTGTTGATTGTGCTGCTGATGCGCCGATTATTTGGTTTTTAAAACCATCGTCATACACTTTATAGACAAGAGTATTTGTTGCACCCGCAGGACCTCCAGAGGTTATGTTATCAATAATGCCAAATGTATCAAACATAACATATTGGATATTGACGATAAGAAGAAAGAAGGTAGTCGGTGAAATTTGCGGAAAAACTACGGTCCAAAATCGTTTAAAAGGGCCAGCACCATCAATCGCGGCTGCCTCTATTTGGGAACGTGGAACAGATTGGAGACCAGCAAGAAAAAAGAGAAAATTATAGGAAATTTGTTTCCAGCTGGCTGCAATTACAATAAGGATCATTGCTTGAATGCCATTAATACGATAATTCCATGTGATACCTATTTTTTGAAAAACAAAAGGGACGATTCCGATGGTTGGGTGAAAGATAAATAACCATAATATGCCTGCCAATACTGGAGCAACAGCATAGGGCCAGAGCAAAAGCGTTGTGTAGGCCTTTTTTGCGCGGATGACACGATCAACACAGACAGCCAAAAGAAGTGATATCGTCATTGAAACGACAGTTACCGAAATGGAAAATACTGCGGTTATGAGAAGTGATTTTAGATAAGCAGGATCAGAGAGAATTGTCAGATAATTTTCAAGACCAATAAAGGTTGTGATAAAGCCAAAGGGATCTTCACGCTCGAAAGATGATTTTATTGACTGGACAGCAGGCCAGAAGAAAAACAAAAAAGTCACAATGAGCTGAGGAAAAAGCAGCCAGTAAGGAAGCAGATTATTTTTGAAATATGCATGTTTTTCTTGCATTCGTAGAGCTCTCTTTAAACAGCGAGACTTTAGAAAGGTGAACAAAAAAGAATTGAAAAAACTCAACTGTTTGGTTGAGTTTTTGATCTTTAACGATAATAATGAAACCCTTAATGATTAGCTTTCTCAAATTCACGTAGAAGCTTATTTCCACGTTTAACAGTTGCATCTAATCCATCTTTTGGTGTTTTTGAGCCACTAAGAACAGCTTCTAGTTCTTGATCAAGCATGGAACGAATTTGCGGTAAATTACCAAATCTTATGCCCTTTGAGTTAACAGTTGGGGGGTTGAGAGTGATCTGTTTAATAGCAATATCTGCACCAACATTTTTATCGTAGTAATGCTGTTCTTTGCTCAGTTCGTAAGCAGCCTTTGTGGTTGGAAGGTAACCTGTTGTCTGATGCCACTTAGCTTGATTATCGGCTTTCGAGATAAATTTAAGAAAAGCGGCTGCACCTGCATATTCTTCTGGGGTATGACCTTTCAAAGCCCAAATAGAGGCGCCACCAATAATTGAATTTTGTGGAGCACCTTCTACGTCATCATAGTAGGGCAACATACCAAATCCAACATTAAATTGTGCTTCAGAAAGGATTCCCGCACGCGATCCTGAAGATTGCAAAAAGATTGCACAATTTTGTGTCATAAACATTGGTGTTGCATCTAATGCTCCGGCAGGGCCAGCATAGCGGAAAATACCTTGATCAGACCACCTTTTAAGATCGGTCCACATACGCACTTGTAAAGGCCCATTAAAGGTAAGCTCTGCATCAAGACCGCTAAAGCCATTTTCTTTCGTTCCAAAAGGAATATTGTGCAATGCTGAAAAATTTTCTATACCAATCCATTGAGATGCGTAAGCCATTGTAAAACCACAGCTTGCTGTTTTAGTTTCGAGAATTTTTTTGGAGAAATTTTCGATATCTTGCCATGTTTTCGGTGGCTGTTCTGGCTCAAGTCCTGCTTTCTTAAAGATATCTTTATTATAATAAAGGATTGGTGTTGAAATGTTGAAAGGCATAGACAGCATTCGTCCTTGAACATCGGAGTAATAACTACTAATAGCAGGAAAATAATCTGTAGGATCGAATTCTTGTTTTGTATCTGCCATAAGTTGATAAATGGGATAAACAGCACCTTTTGCAGCCATCATAGTTCCAGTGCCAACTTCATAGATTTGAACGAGAACTGGTTGTTGCTTTCCGCGAAATGCCGAAATAAGTGAGATCATGCCTTCTTCATATTCACCACGAAATGAAGGAACAACTTTATACTCAGATTGACTGGCATTAAAGTCGTTAATAAGTCTTTCAGTTTGTTTTCCTAGTTCGCCACTCATAGAATGCCAAAAGCTAATTTTTGTTTGCGCAAAACTCGCTGTTGTCATGCTAATAGCAACC
This genomic window from Bartonella quintana contains:
- a CDS encoding glycerophosphodiester phosphodiesterase — translated: MSEKKIVAHRGGAHLYPENTLSAFRHAIALGVDEIECDVHLLKSGEVVVFHDFHLEQLVGKKGYIHDIDNETRKRLFVKGSTEAPPLLEEVLDLLGATNIAMHLEIKTCGEVERETILSQKALALIKNRNLAERVSAISFDPTNLRPFIEAGITSGPCIDSFEGDMHRHFSEWKQLGYSDLSLDGSIVSQDLIESALEHGFTVGVWTINGRARLSHWIDMPVHYITTDQPDLALQLRAQR
- the guaA gene encoding glutamine-hydrolyzing GMP synthase is translated as MSISHPDTVLIIDFGSQVTQLIARRVRAMGVYCEIVPFQLALEGVKRLRPQAVILSGSPYSVIDDGSPRAPMEIFEIGVPVLGICYGEQVMCVQLGGKVESGHRREFGRAFLEVQEKSALFDGVWEKGSCYQVWMSHGDHVAALPEGFRVIGTSKGAPYAAIADEKRCLYAVQFHPEVVHTPDGTKLLQNFVHKISGLKDNWSMASYRDQAIATIRKKVGKSRVICGLSGGVDSSVVAVLLHEAIGDQLTCILVDHGLMRKNEAEEVLKLFRDHYNIELIHVNAANIFLNALEGETDPEKKRKMIGRLFIEVFEEETKKIEGVEFLAQGTLYPDVIESVSAIGESVTIKSHHNVGGLPERMNMKLVEPLRELFKDEVRSLGRELGLPEQFLGRHPFPGPGLAIRCPGAVTREKLEIIREADAIYLDEICKAGLYDEIWQAFVVLLPVQTVGVMGDGRTYEFVCALRAVTSVDGMTADFYPYDMEFLSKTAARIINEVRGINRVVYDITSKPPGTIEWE
- the ugpB gene encoding sn-glycerol-3-phosphate ABC transporter substrate-binding protein UgpB, with amino-acid sequence MSRFYLSIAAFTVAISMTTASFAQTKISFWHSMSGELGKQTERLINDFNASQSEYKVVPSFRGEYEEGMISLISAFRGKQQPVLVQIYEVGTGTMMAAKGAVYPIYQLMADTKQEFDPTDYFPAISSYYSDVQGRMLSMPFNISTPILYYNKDIFKKAGLEPEQPPKTWQDIENFSKKILETKTASCGFTMAYASQWIGIENFSALHNIPFGTKENGFSGLDAELTFNGPLQVRMWTDLKRWSDQGIFRYAGPAGALDATPMFMTQNCAIFLQSSGSRAGILSEAQFNVGFGMLPYYDDVEGAPQNSIIGGASIWALKGHTPEEYAGAAAFLKFISKADNQAKWHQTTGYLPTTKAAYELSKEQHYYDKNVGADIAIKQITLNPPTVNSKGIRFGNLPQIRSMLDQELEAVLSGSKTPKDGLDATVKRGNKLLREFEKANH
- the ugpE gene encoding sn-glycerol-3-phosphate ABC transporter permease UgpE translates to MVENRPILKFLTHITLIIGIFIICFPVYVAIIASTHSSAAFNSGTLPLLPGKYALENYKTIFGDDLVQLGLPNLWPLLMNSLIMALGISIGKIIISLLSAYAIVYMRFPFRKTAFALIFITLMLPIEVRIIPTYAVVAQLGMINTYGGMIIPLIASATATFLFRQFFLTVPDELLEAARVDGAGSFKFFKDILLPLSKSNIAALFIIMFIYGWIQYLWPLIVTTDQNHQTILIILKQLIVESLQHDPKWNILMAVSVVAMVPPVLVVICMQRLFIKGLIETEK
- a CDS encoding sn-glycerol-3-phosphate import ATP-binding protein UgpC, which translates into the protein MAIIQLSNIKKQYENGILVIDDLNLTVADSELLVLVGPSGCGKSTLLRIIAGLEQVTSGELYIDDERINDREPADRDIAMVFQNYALYPHMTVRGNLEYGLKNRKTPKDEINRRITHAAKLLEIESFLDRKPRQLSGGQRQRVAMGRVIVRQPRVFLFDEPLSNLDAKLRAQMCIEIKTLQRSLGTTSLYVTHDQLEAMTLADRIAVINKGAIEQIGTPIEIYDTPETTFVADFIGSPPMNFLDRKILEQHLGYSFSYNKETDLLAFRPEVILLGEYPDKGPVFHTQIELIKPIGTGCHVLTRWNETIFTIEIKERLTNDYGKKLSFTVPHQNFHTFNKTTGKRKSNK
- the ugpA gene encoding sn-glycerol-3-phosphate ABC transporter permease UgpA — protein: MQEKHAYFKNNLLPYWLLFPQLIVTFLFFFWPAVQSIKSSFEREDPFGFITTFIGLENYLTILSDPAYLKSLLITAVFSISVTVVSMTISLLLAVCVDRVIRAKKAYTTLLLWPYAVAPVLAGILWLFIFHPTIGIVPFVFQKIGITWNYRINGIQAMILIVIAASWKQISYNFLFFLAGLQSVPRSQIEAAAIDGAGPFKRFWTVVFPQISPTTFFLLIVNIQYVMFDTFGIIDNITSGGPAGATNTLVYKVYDDGFKNQIIGASAAQSTILMLMVIVLTFIQFRWIERHVQY